In Asterias amurensis chromosome 4, ASM3211899v1, one genomic interval encodes:
- the LOC139936299 gene encoding uncharacterized protein has translation MSTITCGNCDEKDEAVIYCPECAEYLCEICNNAHLRSKKTKDHKTAPIEPPKCEVHTDQDHCETSSTEDHQSHIVHDLSQAIESSKNAITELVTNVGHRLENLANHGQLLESLHNKHKQMIQQKHKIITDDADRKVAEIREQEKKLKEKVEQFCNERGKQLEEHIIVNRRKEEKIKQHLEKVTNERKQVEESDLLEQQKSHTQDFHDALAVDQPTGCSCLNFQDFKDNSAFNDDEIYLMFEKKRSMTDSEKDDIMMNVGTRVVRGKDWPFGPQDGIPPREGEIVGISSTKEVSVRWDAGETHHYYPRFLELA, from the exons ATGTCTACGATAACTTGTGGAAACTGCGATGAGAAAGATGAAGCTGTCATCTACTGCCCAGAGTGTGCAGAATATCTTTGCGAAATCTGTAACAACGCGCACTTACGCAGCAAGAAAACAAAAGATCATAAAACAGCTCCAATCGAGCCACCAAAATGTGAAGTTCACACCGACCAGGACCACTGCGAAACTTCATCCACTGAGGATCACCAGTCCCACATAGTCCATGATTTATCACAGGCAATAGAATCAAGCAAGAACGCAATTACCGAACTTGTCACAAATGTTGGGCACCGCCTAGAAAACCTAGCTAATCATGGTCAGTTACTGGAAAGCTtacacaacaaacacaaacaaatgatACAGCAGAAACACAAAATCATCACCGATGACGCAGACAGAAAAGTTGCTGAAATTCgtgaacaggaaaaaaaactcAAAGAAAAAGTTGAACAATTCTGCAACGAAAGAGGCAAACAACTTGAGGAACATATAATCGTCAATCGTAGAAAGGAAGAAAAGATCAAGCAACACCTTGAAAAGGTGACAAATGAAAGAAAGCAAGTCGAGGAGTCGGATCTGCTGGAACAGCAAAAGAGCCACACGCAGGACTTTCACGATGCACTGGCTGTTGACCAACCAACTGGATGTTCCTGCTTGAATTTTCAAGATTTCAAAGACAATTCAGCCTTCAATGATGATGAAATCT ATCTGATGTTTGAGAAAAAACGAAGCATGACTGACTCAGAGAAGGATGACATCATGATGAACGTTGGCACAAGGGTGGTACGAGGAAAGGATTGGCCTTTTGGTCCCCAG GATGGTATCCCGCCTCGTGAAGGTGAGATTGTAGGAATCTCAAGTACGAAAGAAGTTTCTGTCCGATGGGACGCAGGCGAAACTCATCATTATTATCCACGTTTTCTTGAACTTGCCTAA
- the LOC139936189 gene encoding uncharacterized protein, producing MDEVRGVTVLDNIRKAQLECSICYSQYKNPKTLTCEHNFCQHCLEEMMEAHPTKSISCPVCGTETSSPEAGIDDLTTSFSLINLMETIAEQERLVEHHGLSGQTVLENISKAQLECPICYSQYINPKTLTCKHNFCQNCLEEMRIASALEENIICPICRKETNLNEEGIDDLSQSLFLFNLMETIVEQQQLVSRLQTKINCQDCDEEDEAVSYCLDCQEFLCEVCDNAHQRSKRTKSHEKASIDHLRSGKASFKKNYQLLTNVPKCGTHPNQNKIFYCQRCFIMICASCTQDHRNPDHKVVGLSQAIESSNDNINDRVKDVEKCLQKFSNKRELLDMLSTEHQERIKQKHKIITDDADRKVAELRKEEQKLKDKVTRFCYEKGKEFKKIMASNCINEKKIKQQLEKVNNDKKEVQEIDLLKMQQSLMRDLQDALDVGYPTGCVCLNFKDFKESSDFTDEEIYLMFGQKRNMTDSEVSDRMKVGTCVVRGKKWHWGAQDGDPPGEGVIRRNNWGVLVEWDEGFAGYLDRYSPKDLDLAWP from the exons ATGGATGAGGTAAGAGGTGTAACCGTGTTGGATAATATCAGAAAAGCGCAGCTGGAATGCTCGATTTGCTACTCGCAGTACAAAAACCCCAAAACTCTGACTTGCGAACACAACTTCTGCCAACACTGTCTAGAAGAAATGATGGAAGCCCATCCAACAAAAAGCATTTCATGTCCCGTCTGTGGGACAGAAACGTCTTCACCAGAGGCAGGAATTGACGACCTCACAACGAGCTTTTCCTTAATTAACTTGATGGAAACTATTGCTGAACAAGAGCGGCTTGTTGAGCATCATGGTCTTAGTGGTCAAACTGTATTAGAGAATATCAGCAAAGCGCAGCTGGAATGCCCGATTTGCTACTCGCAGTATATCAACCCCAAAACTCTGACTTGTAAACACAACTTCTGCCAAAACTGTCTTGAAGAAATGAGGATAGCCAGTGCTCTTGAAGAAAACATTATATGTCCCATCTgcagaaaagaaacaaatttaaatgagGAGGGAATTGATGACCTTTCCCAGAGTCTTTTCTTATTTAACTTGATGGAAACTATTGTCGAACAACAGCAGCTTGTCAGCCGTCTTCAGACTAAGATTAATTGTCAAGATTGCGATGAGGAAGATGAAGCTGTCAGCTACTGCCTTGATTGTCAGGAATTTCTTTGCGAGGTTTGTGACAATGCGCACCAGCGTAGCAAAAGAACAAAAAGCCATGAAAAAGCTTCTATTGACCATCTACGCTCTGGCAAAGCAAGTTTCAAAAAGAACTATCAGCTTCTCACGAATGTACCAAAATGTGGAACACACCCCAACCAGAACAAGATTTTCTACTGCCAACGTTGCTTCATAATGATATGTGCTTCATGCACCCAGGATCATCGAAACCCTGACCACAAAGTTGTTGGTTTATCACAAGCCATAGAATCAAGCAATGACAACATTAATGATCGTGTCAAAGATGTTGAGAAGTGCCTACAAAAGTTTTCTAATAAAAGAGAACTTCTTGACATGTTATCCACTGAACACCAAGAAAGGATAAAGCAAAAGCACAAAATTATCACTGATGATGCAGACAGAAAAGTTGCTGAACTCCGTAAAGAGGaacaaaaacttaaagacaAAGTGACAAGATTCTGCTATGAAAAGGGCAAAGAATTCAAAAAAATTATGGCTAGCAACTgtataaatgaaaaaaagataAAGCAACAGCTGGAAAAGGTGAACAATGACAAGAAAGAAGTCCAGGAAATTGATCTTCTGAAAATGCAACAGAGTCTTATGCGAGACTTACAAGATGCACTGGATGTTGGCTACCCAACTGGATGTGTCTGCCTGAATTTTAAAGATTTCAAAGAAAGTTCAGACTTCACTGATGAGGAAATCT ATCTCATGTTTGGACAAAAACGAAACATGACTGACTCTGAGGTTTCAGATAGGATGAAAGTTGGCACATGTGTGGTACGAGGAAAGAAGTGGCATTGGGGTGCTCAG GATGGTGACCCACCCGGTGAAGGTGTAATTAGGCGAAACAACTGGGGCGTCCTAGTAGAATGGGATGAAGGTTTTGCTGGCTACCTTGACCGTTACTCTCCTAAGGACCTTGATCTTGCATGGCCCTAG
- the LOC139936695 gene encoding uncharacterized protein → MEEVSGVPMLDNIRKTQLQCLICYSQYINPKTLTCGHNFCQHCLEEMMEGHPTKSISCPVCRRETSSPEAGIDDLTTSFSLINLMETIAEQERLVEHHGLSGQTILDNISKAQLECPICYSQYINPKTLTCKHNFCQNCLEQMRIASALEENIICPICRKETNLNEEGIDDLPKSLSLINLMETIAEQEDLVRRLKTKINCQDCDVEDESVSYCLDCQEFLCEVCDNAHQRSKRTKGHEKASIDHLRSGKASFKKNSQLLTNVPKCETHTNQNKIFYCKTCSLMVCASCTQDHRIPDHKVFGLSQAIEPINNIINQHIRRGEECLQKFSNKRELLDMLSTEHQERIKQKHKIITDAANGIVADVHREEQKLKDKVTRFCYKKGKEFQEVKARNSKKEEELKIQLEKVKNDRKQVHDFDLLEFQKSVVQDITEAISYTSGCVCLNFKKSSDFTDEEIYLMFREWRNMTDSEVLDRMKVGTRVVRRKKWHWCPQDSSPPGEGIIVQYDSMYQVYVRWDEDNRDRYDPGILDLAWP, encoded by the exons CCCCAAGACCCTGACTTGCGGACACAACTTCTGCCAACACTGTCTAGAAGAAATGATGGAAGGCCATCCAACAAAAAGCATTTCATGTCCAGTCTGCAGGAGAGAAACGTCTTCACCAGAGGCAGGAATTGACGACCTCACAACGAGCTTTTCCTTAATTAACTTGATGGAAACTATTGCTGAACAAGAGCGGCTTGTTGAGCATCATGGTCTTAGTGGTCAAACCATATTAGATAATATCAGCAAAGCGCAGCTGGAATGCCCGATTTGCTACTCGCAGTATATCAACCCCAAAACTCTGACTTGTAAACACAACTTCTGCCAAAACTGTCTTGAACAAATGAGGATAGCCAGTGCTCTTGAAGAAAACATTATATGTCCCATCTgcagaaaagaaacaaatttaaatgagGAGGGAATTGATGACCTCCCGAAGAGTCTTTCCTTAATTAACTTGATGGAAACTATTGCCGAACAAGAGGACCTTGTCAGACGTCTTAAGACTAAGATAAATTGTCAAGATTGCGATGTTGAGGATGAATCTGTCAGCTACTGCCTTGATTGTCAGGAATTTCTTTGCGAGGTTTGCGACAATGCGCACCAACGCAGCAAAAGAACAAAAGGTCATGAAAAAGCTTCAATCGACCATCTACGCTCTGGCAAagcaagttttaaaaagaactcTCAGCTTCTCACGAATGTACCAAAATGTGAAACACACACCAACCAGAACAAGATTTTTTACTGCAAAACTTGTTCCCTAATGGTATGTGCTTCATGCACCCAGGATCATCGGATCCCGGACCATAAAGTCTTTGGTTTATCACAAGCCATTGAACCAATCAACAATATCATTAATCAACACATCAGAAGAGGAGAGGAGTGCCTACAAAAGTTTTCTAATAAAAGAGAACTTCTTGACATGTTATCCACTGAACACCAAGAAAGGATAAAGCAAAAGCACAAAATTATCACTGATGCGGCAAACGGAATAGTTGCTGATGTCCATAGAGAGGAACAAAAGCTTAAAGACAAAGTGACACGATTCTGTTACAAAAAGGGCAAAGAATTTCAAGAAGTTAAGGCCCGCAAtagtaaaaaagaagaagagttAAAGATACAGCTGGAAAAGGTGAAAAATGACAGAAAGCAAGTCCATGACTTTGATCTTTTGGAATTCCAAAAGAGTGTTGTGCAAGACATAACAGAAGCTATTAGCTATACGTCTGGATGTGTCTGtctaaatttcaaaaaaagttcAGACTTTACCGATGAAGAAATCT ATCTGATGTTTAGGGAATGGAGGAATATGACTGACTCCGAGGTTTTAGATAGGATGAAAGTTGGCACAAGGGTGGTACGAAGAAAGAAGTGGCACTGGTGTCCTCAG GACAGTAGCCCACCTGGCGAAGGTATTATTGTGCAATACGACTCCATGTATCAAGTTTACGTTCGTTGGGATGAAGATAACAGAGACCGTTATGATCCTGGCATTCTTGATCTTGCATGGCCATAA